The region GCTTCACTCAGGAACTTTCTCCAGCTTTGAATCTTCAGATTGTGCCGGGAGTAGAGTGGCTGCCATGTGGGGCGAATTGGCATTTTCCGCAGGGGCATATGGGCTTCCTGAGGCGTGCGGTTCGCTTTTTTGTTGTTACAGGCAATACACGCCAGTACACAATTCTCCCAGGTGCTGGTTCCTCCACGCGACCGCGGTTGAACATGGTCGATCGTCAGTTCTTCTGAACCAGGTTTTGCGTCACAATACTGACAGGTATACTGGTCCCGTTTGTAGAGATTCAGCCGACTGAATGTCACCACTTGGCGGGGAACTCGATCATACCCGGTTAATGTGATCACCTCAGGGACGCGCAGGCGGAATGTGACCGATTGTACGAAGGGCTTATCCTGCTGAGGGATGAGTCTCGACCAGTCTTGCCAGGTATAGAGTTGATAATCAGCAGGGTCAACAATGCGCGCTCTGCCACTGGCAACTAGAGATAATGAGCGTGCGACCGAAGCGACACCGACCGGCTGCCAGTTTCGATTGAGCACCAGAGTGGGTCTTGTCAACATGGCAACCACAATGTCTGCTCCTTTCCTTGAAGAAGTCGTCGAATCGAAAGTTCTAAAATACTTTCGATAGTTATTAGTGCGAAATGCTGACTCTCCGGCCCTCGCCTGTGGTCGATCTCGTCATCATCGCCAATAGGTAGGTACCTTTTTCTTCAGCAGGTTGGGCTGGAGTCTTTCGAAGAGGCGAAGGGCGCAGCGCCATTGATCAGAGTGGGAGTTGAACCCACAAACTCACCACGTTCTCGACATGGCCGCTTTTCCAGTTTGCGTATCTGATCGTCTCCGCGAATCGATTCTCGATAATTGATCAAGGGGAGAGTCGAACTCCCAAGCCCGAATCGGGCACGACGTTTTGAGCGTCGCGTGTCTACCAGTTGCACCACTTGATCGTGTAATTCGGCTCATTGAAGGTTGGTCATCGAACTTCCTGTTCAACCCATTTCTGAAAATCGTCCGGAATGCGTGACGAGTGAGTTCTATTTCATATAGAGCCGCTTCTATGATTGCGTCGGGACGGATTCGAACCATCAATGCCCGCAGGCGGGTGCGTTACAGCCACTTGAGTACGCCCATACTCAGCCGACGCTTGAAATCATGCACTGCACTCAGCGGAATTTGAACCAGCTCTTCCGTCATGGCAAGACGGGTTATTGGTGCTACATCATGAGTGCGTAGTTTGTGTGGATGAGGTCGATCTCTCGTAAATTCGAAGATATCTGTTCTCAGGATTCAGACCCTGAGATGCTGGATGGGGTTGGAGGGATTCGAACCCCCACGGAACGAGTTAAAAGCTCGATGTGCTACCATTACACCACAACCCCAATAGGGAGGGGCGGGGCGTTTATCGGGATTATCGATAGTCATCAGGGAGTCTTTACTATTGAATCAAGATGAATTGGTTGCGGAACAAATCTGAACGAAAGAGTCGGGAAGGTCAGAATCGAACTGACTTCGTCGTGTGCCCAAGACACGCGGGCGGCCGGTGCCCTTCATCCCGAATGATTCATTAGCTCGTGTGGGATTCGAACCCAACCTGCCCAGCGTGAAAGGCTGGTAACCTCACCAGAAGTCGAACGAGCCAGATTGTCTTTTCGTGAATTGTGATTCAGTTCTGAACTGGAAATGAATTGGGCTGGAAGGCGCTCGAATCCTTGTCTTCTGGTCTTCAGCCAGACGCTACACCATCTCAGCTACCAGCCCTTAATTCGTTGCATAGAGCTTCAATATCAACAGCAAGCCCGGCATCACACTGGCTGTTCAGCAGGTGATGCCGGGCTTGATCAGCCGGGCGAACATCCCGCAGTTGTCACCTGAGTCGATAGAGCTCACTGGATAACTCGGATTCTGCATTAGCCGGATACTTTTCACGGATCAAAACGATCAAGCCTGAAAAATGCGGTACTTGGCTGTCGACTTGATGAAAACATGCCACGGGGCTGTGTTTCCTCTGGGCATCTACCAGTTGTATGGCTTGAGATCCGCTCTGTTGGGACATGATGAAACTCTGCTACTCTCGATGCTCAGTGAATCAATTGGAGGAATCACGCGATGCCTACAATTGCCGCCAGGAATGACAGAGGTTCACACACAGAAGTTCGCCCAAAAATGTAAAAAAGTCGAGGATATAGTTCAGACGGGTTTCTCGAACAGATCGTGGTCGGTTATTGACTTTCGCCACTCGTCGACTGTTTGGCTCTTTTTTCTGACTTCTCAAATTTTTGAGACGCTTTTCCCGATTGGCCAGAGCGGGGCTCGCCATCGCTTGCGACCTTGTTGCCACCACCCCAAAGTGGGGGCATGTTCTGTTGATTCCAGCGATCCCATTGCGCTTGCAGTTCGGCGACTTTTTCGGGCATGGAAGCCGCAAGATCTCTGGTTTCTCCCAGATCTTCTTTGAGGTCATAGAGCCTGGCAGCGGTCACGGGCTGTTTCCCTTTGCCTGTCAGCGTGTCAGCATTGGAATCGTAACGGACAAGTTTGTAATCGCCGGCACGGACAGCCATCTGCTCCCCAAATCGCCAGAAGAGTGCGGCGTGTGGAACTTCGCTTTGCTTTCCTTGAAGATAAGGAAGCAGATTAACGCCATCCGATTTAACATCTTTTTCTACACCTGCCACTGCGAGCGCAGTCGCTGTGAGATCCAACTGAATAACCGGTGAATCGAAGACCGCCGGTGCAATCTTGCCGGGCCATGAGACGACGAATGGAACTCTGATCCCACCTTCCAGAGTAGTACGTTTGGAGCCCCTTAAAGGGGTGTTGATTGAGCCATTAATGGTGACGCCGGGCATTGTCGGGCCGCCGTTATCACTGATGAACATGACCAGCGTTTTTTGCTTCTGCCCGGTGGTTTCCAGTTGCGTGAGGACTTTGCCAATCGCTTCATCCATCGCCAGCATCATGGCCGCATAAGTGCGGCGTTCTTGATCAGAGATGCTGGCCAACTTCGCCATGCGATCCTCCGTGGCATGCATGGGAGTATGGACGGCATTAAACGAAAGGTACAAAAACCATGGTTTGTCCCGATGTTTTTCAATAAATGAAACGGCTTCTCGACCAAAGAGATCCGTGGTGTAATCGATGGTTTTGACGGGCTCGTGACCGCGCAAAATTCCCTGGGCGTCGAAGAAGCTGTGTGCCCCTCCCAGAAAGCCGATGAATTCTTCAAACCCACGTTCTTGTGGGTGCATAGCGGGTTGCGAACCCAGATGCCACTTCCCTACCAGGCCCGTTGTATAACCGACCTGTTTCAATCGGTCGGCAATCGTCACTTCAGTTAATGGAAGACCGGTATTGGCACCTGACGGGTTGAACTCGTGTCCGAATCGCTGCTGATAACGCCCCGTGAGTAAACCGGCCCGGGTGGGTGAGCAGTAAGGGCCAGTGACATATCCGCTGGTAAATTGAACTCCCGATTTTGCCAAGGCATCGAGGTTGGGAGTCGGGATGTCTTTGCAGCCATGGAAGCCTACGTCTGCATATCCCATATCATCCCCGACGATCAGTAGGATATTGGGGCGATCTGCTGCAATCACTGGGGTGATCACCAGAGCCAGCATGCAGAAAGCGAATGCAGAGATCTGTGAACAGCCTGCTTCCAATTGCCCGTACAACCATTGTCTCATGACTCATCATCTCCGGTGCTCTGAGAAATTCGCTGCTCTGTATCGCATGCAAGTTAGCAAAGAGAGCCTATCAAATTTCGACTCATGGTTGGTCATCATTCTGGAGTCACTCTTAATCGATGATATTTGGGACTCGCGAAGATATTGCAACAGTTGAAAAGATGTCAGATCAGCGGGGGACATGTCCTGTGGCTCCGTGACTGAGTCGGTTGGCGGCTTCCCGCAGAACCTGTTCTTCACTCCAATCGGGATGTTGTTGGCGTATGGTGCCCCGAATCATCTCCCGGGCGGTTTCCCACATACGCAATGCCTGAGCCAACCGTTCGGCAGAGGTCTTCTGACGAAGAATCTCCACCATTTCGGGTTCCAGAATTTCAATCACTGGTTGGCGAGGGGAAGCCATGGTTTTGAATTCGACGTGCTGACAATTCCTGCATTGAGTTCAACACAGAACAAATTCAATCTCAAGCTCTGAAGCCTGTGACGCCAACCTGGAAGCTGAGAACATCCAGCCAGGAACGCCTTTATCCATCGAACGGCAACCTGCGGCAGAGGTGTTAACGGAAGGGAGCAAAACAGTGCGTCAGGTTGCGGCTGTGTGCCAGAAGGCTGGTCAGGCAGCACGTGGCGACAGTCCGCATAACTCATTGCCAGAGAACGAATTATGCGAACCAGTGCGAGCCGTTGCTGTGAGAAACGAAACTACGCCCATGTGGATTGGAACCACAGACCGTCGGATTAGAAATCCGATGCTTTCTGCGGAAAACCAGTTAGAAAACGAAGGTTTTTCGGAAACTACAGCATGGTTGCCGATTAATCCACAATCA is a window of Planctopirus limnophila DSM 3776 DNA encoding:
- a CDS encoding HNH endonuclease, with the protein product MVAMLTRPTLVLNRNWQPVGVASVARSLSLVASGRARIVDPADYQLYTWQDWSRLIPQQDKPFVQSVTFRLRVPEVITLTGYDRVPRQVVTFSRLNLYKRDQYTCQYCDAKPGSEELTIDHVQPRSRGGTSTWENCVLACIACNNKKANRTPQEAHMPLRKMPIRPTWQPLYSRHNLKIQSWRKFLSEAYWTVELDGS
- a CDS encoding sulfatase-like hydrolase/transferase; its protein translation is MRQWLYGQLEAGCSQISAFAFCMLALVITPVIAADRPNILLIVGDDMGYADVGFHGCKDIPTPNLDALAKSGVQFTSGYVTGPYCSPTRAGLLTGRYQQRFGHEFNPSGANTGLPLTEVTIADRLKQVGYTTGLVGKWHLGSQPAMHPQERGFEEFIGFLGGAHSFFDAQGILRGHEPVKTIDYTTDLFGREAVSFIEKHRDKPWFLYLSFNAVHTPMHATEDRMAKLASISDQERRTYAAMMLAMDEAIGKVLTQLETTGQKQKTLVMFISDNGGPTMPGVTINGSINTPLRGSKRTTLEGGIRVPFVVSWPGKIAPAVFDSPVIQLDLTATALAVAGVEKDVKSDGVNLLPYLQGKQSEVPHAALFWRFGEQMAVRAGDYKLVRYDSNADTLTGKGKQPVTAARLYDLKEDLGETRDLAASMPEKVAELQAQWDRWNQQNMPPLWGGGNKVASDGEPRSGQSGKASQKFEKSEKRAKQSTSGESQ